From a region of the Falco peregrinus isolate bFalPer1 chromosome 5, bFalPer1.pri, whole genome shotgun sequence genome:
- the DUS3L gene encoding tRNA-dihydrouridine(47) synthase [NAD(P)(+)]-like: protein MAAAGVAPVRARFLASKEQFHAYLRAGGQPGSKEEEEEEVEEEGEEKKEASGCESEPPAKRVKPEELSEDGESQEDAGAEDKEPVERRRARGQNKSRPCMKPTCYEQRRLCPSVTQGCAEKCYFGPRCRFLHDIGEYMATKPADLGRSCVLFETFGKCAYGVTCRFAQAHLGDGYQNIVNADLTKQWEGKSLVRNNLSKDLQHQLRKRKFSFKKADEYLRGLAKPHSDGGKGGKATGCSAEKQEVSNCATPQESLGDSPECPVLPVQGEDPKTDTSQSPSPTGRQEASSIKTVGPLTDEDTIKLRSCEKKKLEIQGKLYLAPLTTCGNLPFRRICKRFGADVTCGEMAVCTNLLQGQSSEWALLKRHHTEDIFGVQLEGAFPDTMTKCAELLNQTIEVDFVDINVGCPIDLVYKKGGGCALMTRSNKFEQIVRGMNSVLDVPLTVKIRTGVQEKINVAHKIIPKIREWGASMVTLHGRSREQRYTRGADWDYIAECAKIASPMPLFGNGDILSYEDANRAMQMGVSGVMIARGALIKPWLFTEMKEQRHWDISSSERFDILKDFTNYGLEHWGSDTQGVEKTRKFLLEWLSFLCRYIPVGLLEHLPQKINERPPYYMGRDYLETLMASQNVDDWIKISEMLLGPVPTSFTFLPKHKANSYR, encoded by the exons ATGGCGGCTGCGGGGGTGGCGCCGGTCCGCGCCCG GTTCCTGGCCTCCAAGGAGCAGTTCCATGCCTACCTGCGGGCCGgcgggcagccaggcagcaaggaggaggaggaggaagaggtggaggaggagggagaggagaagaaggaggcCAGCGGCTGCGAGAGCGAGCCCCCCGCCAAGCGGGTGAAGCCAGAGGAGCTCAGTGAGGATGGGGAAAGCCAAGAGGATGCAGGAGCAGAGGACAAGGAGCCCGTGGAGCGCAGGCGGGCGCGGGGGCAGAACAAGAGCAGGCCATGCATGAAACCCACCTGCTACGAGCAGCGCAGGCTGTGCCCATCGGTAACACAG GGGTGTGCAGAGAAGTGCTACTTCGGGCCGCGATGCCGCTTCCTTCACGACATCGGCGAGTACATGGCCACCAAGCCGGCTGACCTGGGGCGCAGCTGCGTGCTCTTTGAAACCTTCGGCAAGTGCGCTTATGGCGTGACATGCCGCTTCGCCCAGGCCCACCTTGGGGATGGCTACCAGAACATCGTCAATGCAGATCTGACCAAGCAGTGGGAAGGGAAGTCGCTGGTGAGGAACAACCTCTCCAAGGacctccagcaccagctgcgCAAGAGGAAGTTCAGCTTCAAGAAGGCTGACGAGTATCTCCGTGGTTTGGCCAAGCCCCACAGCGATGGTGGGAAGGGAGGCAAAGCCACGGGgtgctctgcagagaagcaagAGGTGTCCAACTGCGCAACACCCCAGGAGAGCCTGGGGGACAGCCCTGAATGTCCTGTGCTGCCAGTGCAGGGAGAGGATCCCAAAACAGACACCTCACAGAgtcccagccccacaggccGCCAGGAGGCTTCCTCCATCAAAACAGTGGGCCCGCTTACAGACGAAGACACGATAAAGCTGCGATCGTGTGAGAAGAAGAAG ctggaaatcCAAGGCAAGCTCTACTTGGCTCCACTGACCACG TGCGGTAACCTCCCTTTCCGAAGGATATGCAAGCGCTTCGGGGCAGACGTCACCTGCGGAGAGATGGCTGTGTGCACAAACCTGCTCCAGGGCCAGTCCTCCGAGTGGGCTCTCCTCAAACGGCATCATACCGAAGATATTTTTGGGGTGCAG CTGGAGGGAGCGTTCCCAGACACGATGACCAAGTGTGCAGAGCTCCTGAACCAGACAATTGAAGTGGACTTTGTAGACATCAATGTTGGCTGTCCCATTGATTTGGTCTACAAGAAG GGAGGAGGCTGTGCTCTGATGACTCGGTCCAACAAGTTTGAACAGATCGTCCGAGGGATGAACTCG GTGCTGGATGTCCCACTGACTGTGAAGATACGGACAGGAGTGCAAGAAAAGATTAATGTGGCTCATAAAATAATCCCCAAGATCCGGGAGTGGGGAGCATCCATGGTCACG cttcaCGGCCGCTCCCGAGAGCAGCGGTACACGAGGGGTGCTGACTGGGACTACATAGCAGAATGTGCAAAAATAGCGAGCCCCATGCCTCTTTTTG GAAACGGTGATATTTTGTCGTACGAAGATGCTAATCGAGCCATGCAGATGGGCGTTTCGGGGGTTATGATTGCAAG AGGGGCACTCATCAAACCATGgcttttcactgaaatgaagGAGCAGAGACACTGGGATATCTCCTCCAGCGAGAGATTTGATATCCTCAAAGACTTCACCAACTATGGCCTTGAGCACTGGGGGTCAGATACTCAGGGAGTGGAGAAGACGAGGAAGTTCCTGCTGGAATGGCTCTCATTCCTGTGCAG GTATATTCCAGTTGGGTTATTAGAACACCTACCTCAGAAAATTAATGAGCGGCCACCTTACTACATGGGAAGAGACTATTTGGAGACGCTGATGGCGAGCCAAAACGTGGATGATTGGATTAAAATAAG tgaGATGCTGCTGGGACCCGTACCTACCAGCTTCACCTTCCTGCCTAAACACAAGGCGAATTCCTACAGATAG
- the LOC101923604 gene encoding la-related protein 6-like: MTSSCSSGVALGLSSQPSCSTPVPVQRNSFPALHLLLPQSHSLSLLSQEDILESFNRSFCNVNDALGADLLDCNFSIPDPQLVRRIVSQVEFYLSDENLAKDAFLLKHVQKNKMGFVSIKLLTSFKKVKYLTRDWRLTLYALQFSELLEVNKEGTKVRRRVPIPESLLSIPPSKLLLAWELLPQEQDVLPLLQKNFLETITRLFSPFGAIASIRILRPGRKLPSDVRKYTSRFPELLSKCCALVEYESLESACRAFEDLGHQSRLGSESIKVVRLCGKGSKKKGGAEREVAKELGDQLGWKAQVASTPVPYSIGDSLLCSSLEPDGALVSRSPLLSKDPPAPDWPSGDFKPSAFSSAFAGSLLTSKVFPPLGTGWSTSSCCSLCSGPESRSSWGSGLGAGAPWHSPALDASPFPSRALAAKQVTEPLSLQDGVLRLPHGPDGTKGFCSSFGRGELVLRH, from the exons ATGACCTCGTCATGTAGCTCTGGAGTGGCCTTAGGGCTCagttcccagcccagctgcagcaccccagTGCCAGTACAAAGAAATTCCTTCCCGGCGCTGCATCTCCTTTTGCCACAGAGCCATTCGCtctccctgctcagccaggaGGATATCCTTGAGAGCTTCAACAG gagctTCTGCAACGTGAACGATGCTCTGGGAGCTGATCTGTTGGACTGCAACTTCTCCATCCCTGACCCACAGCTGGTCCGCAGGATTGTGTCCCAGGTGGAGTTCTACCTCTCAGATGAGAACCTGGCTAAGGATGCCTTCCTCCTGAAACATGTCCAGAAGAACAAGATGGGCTTTGTCAGCATCAAACTGCTGACGTCCTTCAAGAAG GTGAAATACCTGACACGTGACTGGCGGCTCACGCTCTATGCCCTGCAGTTCTCCGAGCTGCTGGAGGTGAACAAGGAGGGCACCAAAGTGAGGCGGCGGGTCCCCATCCCAGAGTCCCTGCTGAGCATCCCccccagcaagctgctgctggcctgggagctgctgccccaggagcAGGATGTGCTGCCGCTGCTGCAGAAGAATTTCCTGGAGACCATCACAAGGTTGTTCAGCCCCTTCGGGGCTATTGCCTCCATCCGCATCCTGCGCCCGGGCCGCAAGCTGCCCTCGGATGTACGAAAATACACGTCACGCTTCCCCGAGCTGCTGAGCAAGTGCTGTGCGCTGGTGGAGTATGAGAGCCTGGAAAGCGCCTGCAGGGCCTTCGAGGACCTGGGCCACCAAAGCCGACTGGGCAGTGAGAGCATCAAAGTGGTCCGGCTCTGCGGGAAGGGCTCCAAGAAGAAAGGTGGAGCTGAGAGGGAGGTGGCGAAGGAGCTGGGggaccagctgggctggaaggcaCAGGTGGCATCCACACCGGTACCCTACAGCATCGGGgactccctgctctgcagctccctggagCCAGACGGTGCCCTGGTGTCACGGTCCCCCCTCCTGAGCAAGGACCCCCCGGCACCCGACTGGCCCAGCGGTGACTTCAAGCCCAGCGCCTTCAGCAGTGCCTTCGCCGGGTCGCTGCTCACCAGCAAAGTCTTCCCTCCGCTGGGCACAGGCtggagcaccagcagctgctgcagcctttgctctggCCCCGAGAGCCgcagcagctgggggagtgggctgggtgctggtgccccctggcacagccccgcTCTGGATGCCAGCCCTTTCCCCAgccgtgccctggcagccaagcaGGTGACAGAGCCCCTCAGCCTGCAGGATGGGGTCCTTCGCCTGCCCCATGGCCCCGATGGCACCAAgggcttctgcagcagctttgggAGAGGGGAGCTCGTCCTCCGGCACTGA